The Acidobacteriota bacterium genomic interval CCCCGGTCGACCTCATCACGGATCTGCCGGCGCACGACGATCATCTGGGCGGGCGTTTGATCCTGGGACCGGACCGCAAGCTGTACCTCTCCATCGGCGATCAGGGCGGCAACTGGCAGCGGAACCGCTGCAACCCCATCCTCTCGCAGGTGCTCCCTTCCACGGAACAGATCGCCGCCGGAGACTGGTCGAGCTACCCGGGCAAGATCCTGCGCCTCGACCTCGACGGCTCGATCCCGGACGACAACCCCGTGCTCGACGGGGTCCGGAGCCACGTCTACAGCTACGGGCACCGCAACCCGCAGGGACTGGTGTTCGACGCGGAGGGCCGGCTGTTCGCCGCCGAGCACGGCCCGAGCACCGACGACGAGGTCAACCGGATCGTCGCCGGGGCCAGCTACGGTTGGCCCGAGATCGCCGGCCGGCGCGACGACCGGGCGTACGTCTACGCCAACTGGTCGGCGTCGTCGCCGACGCCGTGCCGGAACCTGCCCAACGTCCGCCAACCTCCCCCCTCCGTGCCGAGCCAGGCGGAAACCGAGTGGAGCCATCCCCGCTTCGAGCCGCCGCTGGCGACGTTCTTCACCGTCGGCAACGACTACGACTTCATCGCCAACGGCGCGGCCACCGTGGCCGCTTCCGGACTGGATATCTATCTGCACGCGGCGGGCGTGCCCGGCTGGTCGGACTCGCTGCTGCTGGCCAGCCTCACCCGCGGCGCAATCTACCGGATACCGCTCGGCGCCGACCACACGCGCGCGGCCGGCATGCCGGTGATGGAGTTGAAGTCGACCAACCGCTACCGCGACATCGCGGTACGTCCCGACGGAAGAGCCATCTATGTCGTCACCGACAACACCGGCCCCACGCGCAACGCGGCCGGAGAGCGGACGCGTGCGCTGGAGCATCCGGGGGCGCTGCTCGAGTTCACCTACCGCGGCGACCGACGCTGACGAGGAAACACCCGACCGTCTCTATCCGACCAGCGGCAGGAAGTCGCGGTCGGTCATGGGCTCGTGGCCGCCCCAGTTGCCGGCCAGCTCGATCAGCAGGCGCTGCTTCGACGGCGCCGGCAGCGGATTGACCCGTACCACGTGGGCCACGCAGGTCCCCGGACTCTCCGCCATCGCCATCAAGAGGTCCTTCACCAGATACCGCGGCGCCCAGCCGATGACGTGATAGTCGAGGGTCTGGAGCTGCACCGCCACCCGGGCGACCGGGTTGGACAACTCCAGCGTCACGTGGAGCCGATCGTCAGCCACCACGCGGTCGAGCCGCGCTTGCGCGGTGCGGTTCACGTAGCGCCAGCCATGCAGGAAGAACCGGCACCGGAACCCGCCGTCGTCGCCCTTGGTGATCTGCGGAAACACCTCGAAGGCGTCGGTGCCGGAGGCCCCGCCGTCCACCGCCAGAATCTCGATCGGATCCGCCTGCACCGACAGATCGAGGTTCCTCACGTAGGTGACGAAGTCCGGCCGCCCGAGCGTCGTGATGCGATTCCTGAAGAACGGAAACAGCTCCGGCGACCGATAATCCTCCCGCAGCGACGGAAAATCGGCCGCCAGGGGAAAACCCACGTCCCGCTGCGCGCGCTCGGCGCCGCCGGTATAGCGAAACCGAAACTTCGAGTGCTCCGGGTCCGCGTCGAGCCGGCCCACCGGGAACCACTGCCGGCTCCGATTGTCCTGCCAAGCCAGGAACAACGTTCTCGCACTCATCTGATCTTGCTCCGGAGCGAGTGCTCGGCCGGCGTCTGCATCCTGTCGTTCGCAAAAACGTCGAGAAGGAGTCCGCCGGTGGCGCCCGACGGCAGGCCCCCGCCTCCGGCGCGAAGCCCGTCAGCGCACGAGCAGCTCCGACGGCCGATGCAGCACGTAGCGCACGAGCCGCCGCCGGCTGACCTCCCCGGCATAGATGTTGCCGTCGAAGTCGACGCCGAGAAACTCGATGCCCGCGCCGACATCCTCGTCGTGCTGGGGAATGAAGTGCGTCACCCACGCCTGGTCGGTCTTCAGATCGCCGATCCGCACGCCCTTGTCCCAGCCGAGGTTGCTGCGCCAGTTGTCGGGAGGTCCCTGGCGCACCATCCCGGACAGGCCGTCGCCGGCGTAGAGGATGTCGTTGTGGTCGATGAAAAGGCCGCTCGGCTTGCCGTAGTGCGTCCAGATGTACAGGAGGTCGCCCTCGGAATCGAACACCTGGATCCGGCTGTTGCCCCGGTCGGCGACGTAGACGCGCCCCTGGGAGTCCATCTTGATGTCGTGCGGATCGCTGAAGCCGGCGGCCTCCTTGCTCTCCGAGCCGACCCCGCCGCCCACCGCCAGCAGAAAGGTGCCGTCACTCGAGAACTTCACGATCCGGTTGTTGCCGCCGCGGTGGCCGTCCGACACCCAGATGTCGCCGTTGGGCGCGACGACGACCCCGGAAGGGCCGTTGAAGTGATGCTCGTCGTCGCCCCAGACGGCGGCCTCGCCCAGGCGCATCACGACCTCGCCACGCTGGTTCAGCTTCAGCACCTGGTGCCCGATGCCGATTCGCTCTCCCGGCGTGGCCCGCGAGTCGCCGTGCGACCCGCCCTCGGTCACCCACAGAAATCCCTCGTGGTCGAGAAAGAACCCGTGCGGGAAGCCGAAGAGCCCGGCGCCGAAGCTGTCGACCAGGTTCCCCTCGAGGTCGAACTTCATGATCGGGTCCAGGTCGGAGCCGGCGCACTGGTTCGCGCCGCAGCGGTCGAGGATCCAGAGGTGCTCGCCGTCGGGATCGGGAAAGACCCCGCTCACCGTGCCCATCACGCGGCCCTCGGGCATCTTCTCCCACCCGAAGGTCGCCCGGTACGGGTTGGTCGTCGACGACTGGGCCTGGACGTCCGCGACCGGACCGAGCAGCAGCCCCGCCAGCACGATCAACGCGACAGCGACTCCGAGAACCGAACCACGTCGACCCGCATTCAGCATTGGCTCTACTCCCTCTCCACTGCGGCCCGGCAAGGACGCGTCCCCCACGTGCTCTGTCGATACGCAATATTAGCGCCCTCCGCCGGAGCGTGCGCGGAGGCCGGAAACGTGCGGGTCCGGGTGAAGTCCGCTACGATTGTCGGGCGCCGTGGCGTCCCAGATTCACCCCTATCGCCGTCCGCCGGCCGGCCACGATCCACCGAACGACGTGCCGGGGTACCGGTCCACCGCGCTGCGCCATCCCGCGCAACCGCTGGTGGTGATTCCGCAGACGCTGTCCGAGATCACCGGTCCCGTCCACGGCTACGGACCGGTGGGACCGCTCGACGGCAACCTGACGCGGCAGCACGACGGCGCACCCGTCGGCGAGCGCATCGTCATCGCCGGGAGAGTGCTGGACGAGGATGAACGACCGGTCCCCGAAACGCTGGTCGAGATCTGGCAGGCGAACGCCGCCGGCCGCTACGCCCACGCGGGAGACACCCATGACGCGCCGCTCGATCCGAACTTCAGCGGGGCGGGCCGCATGCTCACCGACGCCGCGGGCCGGTTCCGGTTCACGACCATCAGGCCGGGGGCGTATCCCTGGGCCAATCACGACAACGCCTGGCGCCCGGCGCACGTGCACTTCTCGGTCTTCGGGCGCAGCTTCCTGACCCGGCTGATGACGCAGATGTACTTTCCCGGCGATCCGCTGCTGGCCCTCGATCCGATATTCAACGCGGTGCCCGACGCCGCGGGGCGCGAGCGGCTGGTGGCTGCGTTCGACCTCGATGTGACGGAGCCCGGACGGGCGCTCGGATACCGCTTCGACATCGTCCTGCGCGGGCGCGACGCCACCCCGCTGCAAGGCTAGGCGCCCGCCATGCTGCCGCTCACACCTGCCCAGACCGTAGGCCCCTTCTTTGCAGTGCTCGTGCCGGAACGGGGCCACCTGGCGCTCGTGACGGACGAGACGCCGGGGGAGCGCATCGTCATCGAGGGCGTGGTCCGCGACGGCATCGGCCAACCGGTGCCGGATGCCCTCATCGAGATCTGGCAGGCGAACGCCGCCGGACGCTGCAATCACCCCGAGGACCCGCGCACCAAGGGGCGCGACCACACGTTCGACGGGTTCGGCCGGGTGCATGCCGACGTCAAGGGCCGCTTCCACATCGAAACCATCAAGCCGGGATCGGTACCCGGACCCAGGGGCCGGCCCCAGGCGCCGCATCTGATGGTCGGGCTCTTCGCCCGCGGGCTGCTGACGCGGCTCGTCACGCGCATCTACTTCGAAGACGAGCCCTGGAACGCCCTGGATCCGATCCTGGCCCACGTCGCGCCGGACCGCCGGCACACGCTCGTCGCGGCACACCGAGGCGCCGGACGGTACGGTCACGCCATCGTGCTCCAGGGGCGGGGCGAAACGGTGTTCTTCGATGTCTGACGGGTCGGATCGGCGATGACCCACGGCGCGCGCCTGCACGCCCGGGTGCTGGGCGACGCGGACGTCGCAGCGCACTTTTCCGGCCGGGCGCAGCTTCAGGCGATGCTGGACGTCGAGGCCGCGCTCGCGGCGGCGGAGGCGCAGGTCGGAGTGATTCCCCCGGGTTGCGTCGCCCCCATCCGGGCCGCCGCGCGGGCCGAGCTGTACGACCGGGTGCGCATCGCCGTCGAGGCGACCGAAACGGGCAATCCCGTGATCCCGGTGGTGCGGCATTTGACCGCCCGGGTGGAGGAGTCGGACGCCGAGGCGGCGCGCTTCGTCCACTGGGGCGCGACCAGCCAGGACGTCCTGGACACCGGTCTGGTGCTGCAACTCCGC includes:
- a CDS encoding quinoprotein glucose dehydrogenase; the protein is MVCVNAPAAAQEAADAPPAAFDFRVVAADLDFPWEVTWGPDDHLWVTERAGKRIVRVRPADGARTVALELPAAYQAVLQDGVLGMALHPELLAGTGNDFVYVAWNYDSGAGGPIGARTRIQRYTYDSASETLTAPVDLITDLPAHDDHLGGRLILGPDRKLYLSIGDQGGNWQRNRCNPILSQVLPSTEQIAAGDWSSYPGKILRLDLDGSIPDDNPVLDGVRSHVYSYGHRNPQGLVFDAEGRLFAAEHGPSTDDEVNRIVAGASYGWPEIAGRRDDRAYVYANWSASSPTPCRNLPNVRQPPPSVPSQAETEWSHPRFEPPLATFFTVGNDYDFIANGAATVAASGLDIYLHAAGVPGWSDSLLLASLTRGAIYRIPLGADHTRAAGMPVMELKSTNRYRDIAVRPDGRAIYVVTDNTGPTRNAAGERTRALEHPGALLEFTYRGDRR
- a CDS encoding DNA-binding protein yields the protein MSARTLFLAWQDNRSRQWFPVGRLDADPEHSKFRFRYTGGAERAQRDVGFPLAADFPSLREDYRSPELFPFFRNRITTLGRPDFVTYVRNLDLSVQADPIEILAVDGGASGTDAFEVFPQITKGDDGGFRCRFFLHGWRYVNRTAQARLDRVVADDRLHVTLELSNPVARVAVQLQTLDYHVIGWAPRYLVKDLLMAMAESPGTCVAHVVRVNPLPAPSKQRLLIELAGNWGGHEPMTDRDFLPLVG
- the pcaH gene encoding protocatechuate 3,4-dioxygenase subunit beta; translation: MHPYRRPPAGHDPPNDVPGYRSTALRHPAQPLVVIPQTLSEITGPVHGYGPVGPLDGNLTRQHDGAPVGERIVIAGRVLDEDERPVPETLVEIWQANAAGRYAHAGDTHDAPLDPNFSGAGRMLTDAAGRFRFTTIRPGAYPWANHDNAWRPAHVHFSVFGRSFLTRLMTQMYFPGDPLLALDPIFNAVPDAAGRERLVAAFDLDVTEPGRALGYRFDIVLRGRDATPLQG
- the pcaG gene encoding protocatechuate 3,4-dioxygenase subunit alpha, with product MLPLTPAQTVGPFFAVLVPERGHLALVTDETPGERIVIEGVVRDGIGQPVPDALIEIWQANAAGRCNHPEDPRTKGRDHTFDGFGRVHADVKGRFHIETIKPGSVPGPRGRPQAPHLMVGLFARGLLTRLVTRIYFEDEPWNALDPILAHVAPDRRHTLVAAHRGAGRYGHAIVLQGRGETVFFDV